A window of the Deltaproteobacteria bacterium genome harbors these coding sequences:
- a CDS encoding GIY-YIG nuclease family protein, translated as MPYYVYLLKSLKTGTSYVGHTNDLSRRIVEHN; from the coding sequence ATGCCCTATTACGTATATCTATTAAAAAGCCTGAAAACCGGCACCTCATATGTCGGTCATACAAACGATTTGTCCCGTAGAATAGTAGAACATAATAG
- a CDS encoding GIY-YIG nuclease family protein, with the protein MPYYVYLLKSLKTGTSYVGHTNDLSRRIVEHNSGKNKYTKNKAPWELIYHEEFQTRSDAMRREKFYKSVEGRLELKKKGFL; encoded by the coding sequence ATGCCCTATTACGTATATCTATTAAAAAGCCTGAAAACCGGCACCTCATATGTCGGTCATACAAACGATTTGTCCCGTAGAATAGTAGAACATAATAGCGGTAAAAACAAATATACGAAAAACAAAGCACCCTGGGAATTGATCTACCATGAAGAGTTTCAAACCCGCAGTGATGCAATGCGAAGAGAAAAATTTTATAAATCTGTAGAAGGAAGGTTGGAACTAAAAAAGAAAGGCTTTTTATAA
- a CDS encoding peptidylprolyl isomerase, which yields MPLSATAAELTTPGLYAIFETSMGNITVILFEKEAPKTVANFVELAEGKKEWRDPKTGKMTKRPLYNGTIFHRVIPKFMIQGGDPAGNGTGGPGYNFEDEFTPKLRHNAPGKLSMANRGPNTNGSQFFITEVPTPHLDGRHTIFGQVLDGLDLVKEIARVKRNRRDKPIEDVVLKKVIIKRVEKPKKSGN from the coding sequence ATGCCCTTATCGGCAACGGCTGCTGAACTCACGACACCGGGACTGTACGCCATCTTTGAAACATCGATGGGGAATATTACGGTAATACTTTTCGAGAAGGAGGCTCCCAAAACGGTAGCCAACTTTGTTGAGCTTGCAGAAGGTAAAAAGGAGTGGCGTGATCCAAAAACGGGCAAAATGACAAAGAGGCCTCTTTACAATGGAACCATTTTCCACAGAGTCATCCCCAAGTTTATGATCCAGGGGGGAGACCCGGCAGGAAACGGGACAGGAGGCCCGGGATATAATTTTGAAGATGAGTTTACACCAAAGCTCAGACATAATGCGCCGGGGAAACTCTCCATGGCAAATAGAGGACCAAACACAAACGGCAGCCAGTTTTTTATTACAGAAGTGCCCACACCTCACCTCGACGGCCGTCATACCATATTCGGACAGGTTCTCGATGGTCTTGATCTTGTTAAAGAAATAGCAAGAGTAAAAAGAAATCGCAGGGACAAACCAATTGAAGATGTAGTCCTCAAAAAGGTTATTATAAAGAGGGTGGAGAAGCCTAAAAAGAGCGGAAATTAA
- a CDS encoding type IV pilus twitching motility protein PilT: protein MDKLFNKMLDKGASDLHLKSGLRPMIRQDGDMAFLEDTSELSHDDLWALLKPIMPQRNIAEFEETKDTDFSYQVGTRARMRSNMFMDLAGVGAVFRQIPAEILTVEQLNIPQAAVNFCDHSKGLVLVTGPTGSGKSTTLAALIDHINTKKSDHIITIEDPVEFVHPHKKCLINQREVGTTTMSFKNALRAALREDPDIVLLGELRDLETTEIAIETAETGHLVFGTLHTNTAASTVDRMIDQFPADRQSQIRAMLSESLIGVISQTLCKKIGGGRVAVLEILVVNSAVSNLIREGKTFQIPSIMQTAKNVGMQTMNDVLIDFVKQKKVAPEEAYLKAIDKKSLADGMAKAGIKFKPT, encoded by the coding sequence ATAGACAAACTCTTTAACAAAATGCTTGACAAAGGAGCATCAGATCTGCATCTGAAGTCGGGCCTCAGACCCATGATCAGGCAAGATGGCGACATGGCCTTCCTTGAAGATACAAGTGAACTCTCACACGATGACCTTTGGGCTCTCCTAAAGCCCATCATGCCCCAGCGAAATATAGCTGAGTTTGAGGAAACAAAGGATACGGACTTCTCTTACCAGGTGGGTACGAGGGCCAGGATGCGCTCTAACATGTTCATGGATCTGGCAGGCGTTGGCGCCGTCTTCAGACAAATTCCGGCAGAAATACTGACTGTTGAACAACTTAACATTCCTCAGGCTGCCGTTAATTTCTGTGACCACTCAAAGGGACTTGTCCTCGTTACAGGACCAACGGGTTCGGGAAAATCAACAACCCTGGCAGCCCTTATCGACCACATTAACACCAAAAAAAGTGATCATATCATCACTATCGAAGACCCTGTCGAATTCGTTCATCCCCACAAAAAATGCCTCATTAACCAGAGAGAAGTAGGGACAACAACCATGTCCTTCAAAAATGCCCTTAGAGCGGCGCTGAGAGAAGACCCAGACATCGTCCTTCTCGGTGAGCTTAGGGACCTTGAAACAACTGAAATTGCCATTGAGACGGCAGAAACAGGCCACCTTGTTTTCGGAACACTCCATACCAATACGGCGGCCTCGACAGTCGACAGAATGATCGATCAGTTTCCCGCCGACCGCCAGAGTCAGATCAGGGCCATGCTTTCTGAATCACTTATCGGCGTTATTTCCCAAACCCTGTGCAAAAAAATAGGAGGCGGCCGTGTTGCCGTGCTGGAGATCCTCGTCGTCAACAGCGCTGTGTCCAACCTCATAAGGGAAGGAAAAACTTTCCAGATCCCGTCCATCATGCAAACGGCAAAAAATGTAGGAATGCAAACAATGAACGATGTTCTTATTGACTTTGTAAAACAAAAAAAGGTAGCCCCTGAAGAAGCTTACTTAAAAGCAATAGACAAGAAATCCTTAGCCGATGGCATGGCCAAGGCAGGCATCAAATTCAAACCGACCTGA
- the uvrA gene encoding excinuclease ABC subunit UvrA, producing MISKNIIVKSAKEHNLKNIDVEIPRDKLVVITGLSGSGKSSLAFDTIYAEGQRRYVESLSAYARQFLEQMEKPDVESIEGLSPAISIEQKTTSKNPRSTVGTVTEIYDYLRLLYARVGHPHCYACSKEIVSQTISQMVDKVMELPEKTKIMVMAPVVRGRKGEYRKEFETFRKEGFVRVRVDGELKDLAEEITLDKKKKHDVEVVIDRLVIKNDIKTRLADSIETALKLAEGLVLINEVDGESHMFSERFSCIDCGISYPEITPRMFSFNNPYGACPSCDGLGTRRFFDPELIVPDDTVSIREGAIVPWEKKSSLYYHQMLEALSNHYDFDIYTPFKKLPEKIRNVLFYGSGKEEIDFFYEKDDRRYFYKRPFEGIIENISRRYRETESESAREEIERFMNIQLCQDCNGARLKKESLSITVNGNKINEITKMSIKDARYFFEKLELTEKEREIGRRILKEIRDRLTFLVNVGLDYLTLDRTSATLSGGEGQRIRLATQIGSSLVGVLYILDEPSIGLHQKDNSRLIETLKRLRDIGNTVLVVEHDEETILESDYVLDMGPGAGVNGGEIVAIGTPGQIMKSKKSLTGKYLSRELVIPVPKKRRKGSGASITIKGASGHNLKNISVSFPLGKITCVTGVSGSGKSTLVIDTLYKTVAQRLYRSREKAEAAKSIGGLEHIDKVIDIDQSPIGRTPRSNPATYTGLFTPIRELFAQLPDARARGYKPGRFSFNVKGGRCEACAGDGIIKIEMHFLPDVYVQCEVCKGHRYNRETLEIKYKGKSISDILEMTVTEGIVFFRNIPSIYNKLQTLHDVGLGYIQLGQAATTLSGGEAQRIKLSKELSKRSTGKTLYILDEPTTGLHFADIQNLLDVLNRLADAGNSIIIIEHNLDVIKTSDHIIDLGPDGGDKGGEIIFQGAPEEIAQCSRSYTGSYVKAVLSRISHEVS from the coding sequence TTGATCAGTAAAAATATCATTGTAAAAAGTGCCAAAGAGCACAATCTCAAGAATATTGACGTTGAAATTCCGAGAGATAAGCTTGTCGTCATTACAGGCCTTTCAGGCTCGGGCAAATCATCACTTGCCTTCGATACCATCTATGCCGAAGGACAAAGACGTTATGTGGAATCACTTTCCGCTTATGCCAGACAATTCCTGGAGCAGATGGAAAAGCCTGACGTTGAGTCTATTGAGGGCCTTTCTCCGGCCATCTCCATCGAGCAAAAAACAACATCAAAAAATCCCCGTTCCACCGTTGGAACAGTTACTGAAATTTACGACTACCTGAGGCTTCTCTATGCCAGAGTCGGCCACCCCCATTGTTATGCCTGCAGCAAGGAGATTGTGTCGCAAACCATTTCACAGATGGTAGATAAAGTAATGGAACTGCCTGAAAAGACAAAAATCATGGTTATGGCGCCCGTAGTAAGGGGCAGAAAGGGCGAGTACAGGAAAGAGTTTGAAACCTTCAGAAAAGAAGGTTTTGTGAGAGTAAGGGTCGATGGCGAATTGAAAGATCTGGCAGAAGAAATCACTCTGGACAAGAAAAAAAAGCATGATGTCGAAGTTGTCATCGACAGACTGGTCATAAAGAATGATATCAAAACACGGCTCGCCGATTCTATCGAAACAGCCTTAAAACTGGCTGAAGGACTTGTTCTCATCAATGAGGTTGACGGCGAAAGCCACATGTTCAGCGAAAGGTTTTCCTGCATCGACTGCGGCATCAGCTATCCCGAAATTACACCGCGCATGTTTTCATTTAACAACCCCTACGGCGCCTGCCCTTCCTGTGACGGCCTCGGCACAAGGCGCTTCTTCGACCCGGAGCTTATCGTTCCTGATGACACCGTCTCCATAAGGGAGGGCGCCATTGTCCCCTGGGAGAAAAAGAGTTCCCTTTATTATCACCAGATGCTGGAAGCGCTATCCAATCATTATGACTTTGATATTTATACGCCCTTTAAGAAACTGCCCGAAAAAATCAGGAATGTTCTTTTTTACGGATCGGGAAAAGAGGAAATCGACTTTTTCTATGAAAAGGATGACAGACGCTATTTCTACAAGCGGCCTTTCGAAGGGATTATAGAAAATATCTCAAGGCGCTACCGTGAAACGGAATCTGAATCCGCCCGGGAAGAAATAGAACGTTTCATGAACATTCAACTCTGTCAGGACTGCAATGGCGCAAGGCTTAAAAAAGAGAGTTTGAGTATTACGGTAAATGGAAACAAGATCAATGAAATCACAAAAATGTCTATTAAGGACGCCCGGTATTTCTTTGAAAAACTGGAGCTTACTGAAAAAGAAAGAGAAATCGGACGGAGAATTTTAAAGGAAATCAGGGACCGCCTTACTTTCCTCGTCAATGTGGGGCTTGATTACCTTACTCTTGACAGAACCTCCGCCACCCTCTCGGGAGGAGAAGGCCAGAGGATACGCCTGGCCACACAAATCGGCTCTTCACTGGTAGGCGTTCTTTATATTCTCGATGAACCTTCCATCGGACTGCACCAGAAAGACAATTCAAGGCTCATTGAGACGCTCAAGAGGCTGAGAGATATTGGAAATACAGTGCTTGTTGTAGAACATGACGAAGAGACCATCCTCGAATCGGACTATGTTCTCGACATGGGTCCGGGGGCAGGTGTCAATGGCGGGGAAATCGTAGCCATTGGCACGCCTGGCCAGATCATGAAGTCAAAAAAATCCCTTACCGGAAAATACCTGTCGAGAGAACTCGTTATCCCTGTGCCAAAAAAACGGAGAAAAGGAAGCGGAGCCTCTATCACCATAAAAGGCGCTTCGGGACACAACCTTAAAAATATTTCCGTCTCCTTCCCTCTCGGCAAGATTACCTGCGTCACCGGTGTATCCGGTTCGGGTAAATCAACTCTTGTCATCGATACACTCTATAAAACTGTCGCCCAGAGGCTCTACCGGTCCAGGGAAAAAGCAGAAGCAGCAAAATCTATCGGAGGTCTGGAACATATTGATAAGGTAATCGATATTGACCAGTCCCCCATAGGAAGAACACCACGTTCCAATCCTGCCACCTATACAGGCCTCTTTACGCCCATCAGGGAGCTTTTTGCCCAGTTGCCGGACGCGCGGGCAAGAGGATACAAGCCGGGGCGTTTCTCTTTCAATGTAAAAGGAGGCCGCTGCGAGGCCTGTGCCGGTGACGGGATCATCAAGATCGAAATGCACTTCCTCCCTGACGTTTATGTCCAGTGCGAGGTATGTAAGGGACACCGCTACAACCGGGAGACACTGGAAATAAAATACAAGGGAAAAAGTATTTCAGACATCCTTGAAATGACTGTAACGGAAGGCATTGTGTTTTTCCGCAACATACCATCCATCTACAACAAATTACAGACACTGCACGATGTGGGGCTCGGCTATATCCAGCTTGGGCAGGCGGCTACAACCCTTTCCGGCGGTGAAGCCCAGAGGATAAAACTTTCCAAAGAGCTATCCAAAAGAAGCACCGGCAAGACGCTTTACATACTCGATGAACCTACAACAGGGCTCCACTTTGCCGACATACAAAACCTTCTTGATGTGCTCAATCGCCTTGCCGACGCCGGCAATTCCATTATTATTATCGAGCATAATCTGGACGTGATCAAAACCTCCGACCATATTATAGATCTCGGTCCCGACGGGGGAGACAAGGGAGGAGAGATAATATTCCAGGGTGCGCCCGAGGAGATTGCTCAATGCTCAAGATCTTATACGGGAAGCTATGTAAAGGCTGTTCTGTCCCGGATTTCTCACGAGGTCTCCTAG
- a CDS encoding antitoxin, with the protein MSVMTIRGIDEETAKALKEKAKKEGMSLNAIVLKTIRASLGFEKPKRRKSYDDLDYLAGTWCDEDSAEFNKNIAETEKIDEEMWK; encoded by the coding sequence ATGAGTGTTATGACAATTCGGGGCATTGATGAAGAAACAGCAAAAGCCTTAAAGGAAAAGGCAAAAAAAGAAGGTATGAGCCTGAATGCAATCGTTCTTAAAACCATCAGGGCGTCACTTGGTTTCGAAAAGCCGAAACGAAGAAAAAGCTATGACGACCTGGATTATCTGGCAGGTACATGGTGCGATGAAGATAGCGCTGAATTCAATAAAAATATTGCTGAAACAGAAAAAATAGATGAAGAAATGTGGAAGTAG
- a CDS encoding type II toxin-antitoxin system VapC family toxin, whose amino-acid sequence MKRILIDTNVYVAFKRNDSLVLDVLQHAEYIGLSMVVFGELLCGFKGGKRELKNKEELDQFLDSPRVNLLQLDEETAEYYSKIYWDLKNKGKPIPSNDIWIAANAMKQGLAVFTFDNHFSYIDGLMLHDMSLRRKQL is encoded by the coding sequence ATGAAGCGAATATTGATTGATACCAATGTTTATGTTGCATTTAAACGTAATGACTCACTTGTTTTAGATGTTTTACAACATGCCGAATACATAGGTTTAAGCATGGTTGTTTTCGGTGAGTTATTGTGCGGATTCAAGGGAGGGAAAAGAGAACTCAAAAACAAGGAGGAACTGGACCAATTTCTGGATTCCCCCCGTGTTAATCTGCTCCAACTTGATGAAGAAACAGCGGAATATTATTCAAAAATATATTGGGATCTGAAAAATAAGGGGAAACCGATACCATCCAATGATATATGGATAGCCGCAAATGCAATGAAACAGGGTCTGGCCGTTTTTACCTTTGATAATCACTTTAGTTATATTGACGGATTAATGCTTCACGACATGAGTTTAAGGAGGAAACAGTTATGA
- the alr gene encoding alanine racemase: MENVDLLKKQEEPGRANSRLPYPSRPTVSEVNLAALRNNCKIIRKRTGNKCKLMAIVKADAYGHGAVPVSRALEKEGVDFLGVAILEEAVELRNGGIKAPILILGGLMEGQEGAIFDFDLTPVIFTLDSASRINEEALRRNKTANVHVKIDTGMGRLGINGREVNSFFSALKTMKGLSLEGAATHFSTADCRPGSPEASFTLDQIDKFKKALAQAESLGFHIKLRHASNSAAIFNYDEAFFNMVRPGIMLYGAYPSPDLAKVEGLRGVMSFRTGITEIREIDKGSSVSYGRTFIAERKSRIAVVPVGYADGYRRELSNRGEVLVRGKRAKIAGRVCMDMTMIDVTDIEGVNLGDTVYLFGGEGSNAISVDEVAEITGTIPYEILCGISQRVPRVYIEGED; this comes from the coding sequence ATGGAAAATGTTGACTTATTGAAAAAGCAGGAAGAACCCGGCAGAGCAAATAGCAGGCTCCCCTACCCTTCGAGACCGACAGTGAGCGAAGTAAACCTCGCTGCCCTCAGGAACAATTGCAAAATCATCAGAAAGAGGACAGGGAACAAGTGCAAGCTCATGGCCATCGTAAAGGCCGATGCCTACGGACATGGCGCAGTCCCTGTTTCCCGGGCTCTGGAAAAGGAAGGCGTCGACTTTCTCGGTGTCGCAATCCTTGAAGAGGCAGTAGAGCTTCGAAATGGCGGCATAAAGGCTCCCATACTGATTTTAGGGGGGCTTATGGAAGGCCAGGAAGGAGCCATCTTCGACTTTGATCTTACACCGGTCATCTTTACCCTTGACTCTGCAAGCCGCATTAATGAAGAAGCCTTGAGACGAAACAAAACGGCCAATGTACATGTCAAGATCGACACGGGCATGGGACGCCTCGGTATAAACGGGAGGGAGGTAAACTCTTTTTTTTCCGCCCTTAAAACAATGAAAGGATTATCCCTGGAAGGCGCGGCAACACACTTCTCAACAGCTGACTGCCGGCCCGGCTCACCAGAGGCATCATTTACCCTTGATCAGATTGATAAATTTAAAAAAGCCCTTGCTCAGGCAGAGTCTCTTGGTTTTCATATTAAATTAAGACATGCCTCGAACAGCGCCGCCATTTTTAATTATGATGAGGCATTCTTTAATATGGTCAGGCCGGGCATCATGCTCTACGGCGCCTATCCCTCACCAGACCTTGCTAAAGTAGAAGGATTAAGAGGAGTTATGTCCTTCAGGACAGGCATCACGGAAATCCGTGAGATTGATAAGGGATCAAGCGTCAGTTACGGCAGGACCTTTATTGCCGAGAGAAAAAGCAGAATTGCCGTCGTCCCTGTGGGCTATGCAGACGGCTACAGGCGTGAACTCTCCAACAGGGGAGAGGTCCTGGTAAGGGGCAAAAGGGCAAAGATTGCCGGAAGGGTCTGCATGGATATGACCATGATTGATGTGACCGATATTGAAGGCGTCAACTTGGGAGATACAGTTTATCTCTTCGGTGGTGAGGGAAGTAATGCCATTTCAGTCGATGAAGTTGCAGAAATTACCGGTACCATACCCTACGAGATCCTCTGCGGCATCAGCCAGCGGGTACCGAGAGTCTATATTGAGGGAGAAGATTAG
- a CDS encoding Rne/Rng family ribonuclease, producing the protein MGKKLIINKTRHETRVALLENDVLVEFYVERGNDASLLGNIYKGRVNRVLPGMQAAFVDIGLDRAAFLYVADVQDDTRVYEMLMGLPENEANNASKGPALIEASIEDLLTEGQEIMVQITKEPIGTKGARVSSHISLPGRYLVYMPEADHIGISRKIEDEAERERLKNIISGSRPEKGGFIIRTASSGVEEGEMIADMKFLMKIWEKIKEKGEKTRPVSLIHQDIVITLRVIRDILSTDIDEILIDSKSEYEKIISFMENLMLDMKGRVSFYNEDEPIFDYHGIEMVIDDMLHEKVWLKSGGYIIIETTEALTAIDVNTGRYTGKKNLEDTILKTNLEAAREIAYQFRLRNIGGIIIIDFIDMIRLEDRDKVYQSMVEALKKDRAITRVSEISELGLLEMTRKRIRNNIVKMLCKPCEYCEGRGYLKSKESISFDIMRNIMKEALSFKGSKLFVQVHPEISDLLLDDLSTDISDIEKRYDVSVTIKPDPSLHLEDWHIH; encoded by the coding sequence ATGGGTAAAAAACTGATCATAAACAAAACGAGGCATGAGACGAGAGTGGCCCTTCTCGAAAACGATGTCCTTGTAGAATTTTATGTAGAGCGAGGCAACGACGCTTCGCTGCTTGGAAACATTTATAAGGGAAGGGTAAACAGGGTACTGCCGGGTATGCAGGCGGCCTTTGTCGATATCGGCCTTGACAGGGCCGCCTTCCTCTACGTTGCCGACGTTCAGGATGATACGAGGGTCTATGAAATGCTTATGGGGCTACCTGAGAATGAAGCAAATAACGCCTCAAAAGGCCCTGCGCTCATAGAAGCGTCCATCGAAGATCTCCTGACGGAAGGGCAGGAGATAATGGTCCAGATTACAAAAGAACCGATAGGAACAAAAGGGGCCAGGGTAAGTTCTCACATTTCCCTTCCCGGCAGATATCTTGTCTATATGCCCGAAGCCGATCACATCGGCATATCGAGAAAGATAGAAGATGAAGCGGAGCGGGAGAGATTAAAAAATATCATTAGCGGATCGAGACCTGAAAAAGGGGGCTTTATCATCAGAACGGCAAGTTCAGGTGTAGAAGAAGGTGAAATGATCGCTGATATGAAGTTTCTTATGAAAATATGGGAAAAGATAAAAGAAAAAGGGGAAAAAACCCGTCCCGTTTCACTTATTCACCAGGATATTGTCATAACCCTGCGTGTTATCAGGGATATTCTCTCCACCGATATTGATGAAATCCTTATCGATTCAAAAAGTGAATATGAAAAGATTATCTCTTTCATGGAAAACCTTATGCTGGATATGAAGGGAAGAGTCAGCTTTTATAATGAAGATGAACCGATCTTCGATTACCACGGCATCGAAATGGTTATTGATGATATGCTTCATGAAAAGGTCTGGCTCAAATCGGGCGGCTATATCATCATTGAAACAACAGAAGCCCTGACAGCCATAGACGTCAATACGGGGAGATATACGGGAAAGAAAAACCTGGAAGATACCATTCTAAAAACCAACCTGGAAGCGGCCAGAGAAATTGCCTATCAGTTCAGACTGAGAAATATTGGCGGAATTATTATTATTGATTTCATCGACATGATTCGCCTGGAAGACAGGGACAAGGTCTACCAGTCCATGGTGGAAGCCTTGAAGAAAGACAGGGCCATCACACGGGTTTCAGAAATATCTGAACTGGGACTTCTTGAAATGACGAGAAAAAGAATCAGAAACAACATTGTAAAAATGCTCTGCAAACCCTGTGAGTACTGTGAAGGGCGGGGCTACCTCAAATCGAAAGAGAGCATATCTTTCGATATAATGAGAAATATAATGAAAGAGGCCCTTTCTTTCAAGGGGAGCAAACTCTTCGTGCAGGTCCATCCTGAAATATCAGACCTTCTCCTCGATGACCTTTCAACAGATATTAGTGACATAGAAAAGAGATATGACGTATCAGTAACAATTAAGCCGGACCCTTCGCTTCACCTGGAAGATTGGCATATCCACTGA
- a CDS encoding TIGR03960 family B12-binding radical SAM protein, with protein MDKKLKKILPLVSKPGRYAGEEVNSIKKDLDKVSLKVALAFPDLYEIGISNLGLQILYHVLNSLDHIAAERVYAPWDDMEKLLRENELPLTSLESALPLSTFNIIGFSLQHELCYTNLLNILDLGGISLRSSERNKEDPLIIAGGPSAFNPEPLSEFVDAFLIGDGEEGVKDICKAYLKWKEAGKTRKELLESLSQIKGVYVPSLFQVSYNESGPIKKITPLKEGYKRVERRVLIDIEEAPYPTGFIIPNVKPVHDRVPLEVARGCSRFCHFCQAGYIYLPVRERSPEKIRSMGEKALAETGNDEAALLSLSTGDYSCLETLLPDLAKRYSEKNVNLSFPSLRVDTITPAIMNEMKKMRAKSFTIAPEAGSQRMRDLINKGVTEEQVLQTARKMSGAGCQSVKLYYMIGLPTETLDDLNEILRLSREVLKEGRKAGSMRKVTVNLSTFVPKSHTPFQWVRQNSTDEIMEKLDYMKKNLKDKNISLKWNDPFMTLLEGIFSRGDRRTGKTIMKAFEKGCRFDSWGDRLRPENWKEAIKESGIEVSNYLESKALDDILPWDLIDPGVTKKFLIDELNRSYEGELTEDCRYGRCSVCGVCDHKILKIRTFKEATLPAQPVKKSSTSSPLKTKFRVRYTKRGPARFMGHTDMIQVLIRTLRRAGIPILYSEGFRPSPKISFGSPIPFATESLAEYFDIEVAGNMTAGYFLDKIAAHAPGYCKMMDAFVIYSGEKSITNATESEVYVITPGEKGSSLQKIREAIHNFESADKWPFIKKTKKGEKEIDLKKEVRGIHIDKEGKVEIEVIATGGRKVKAEDALANLLALTDNEKIELEIIKTDTRFIAHREEARAAKG; from the coding sequence ATGGATAAAAAATTAAAAAAAATACTTCCTCTCGTTTCTAAACCGGGCAGGTATGCCGGAGAAGAGGTTAATTCTATAAAGAAGGACCTTGACAAGGTTTCACTCAAAGTGGCCCTTGCCTTTCCCGATCTATACGAAATAGGAATTTCAAACCTGGGACTGCAGATTCTTTACCATGTTCTCAACTCTCTCGACCATATTGCCGCCGAAAGAGTCTATGCACCGTGGGATGATATGGAAAAGCTCCTTAGAGAAAATGAACTGCCCCTTACATCACTGGAATCGGCGCTTCCTCTTTCAACTTTTAATATTATCGGCTTTTCGCTTCAGCACGAGCTTTGCTACACAAACCTTTTAAATATTCTCGACCTTGGTGGCATTTCTCTCAGATCATCTGAACGAAATAAAGAGGATCCCCTTATAATTGCAGGTGGGCCATCAGCTTTTAACCCTGAACCGCTATCGGAATTTGTAGACGCCTTCCTTATCGGTGACGGTGAAGAAGGGGTAAAGGATATCTGCAAGGCCTATCTCAAATGGAAAGAGGCGGGTAAAACACGCAAAGAACTTCTGGAGTCACTGTCACAAATAAAAGGGGTCTATGTTCCGTCACTCTTTCAGGTGAGCTATAATGAGTCGGGACCGATAAAAAAAATCACCCCTCTTAAAGAAGGCTATAAGAGGGTTGAAAGAAGAGTTCTTATAGATATTGAAGAGGCCCCCTACCCTACAGGCTTTATCATCCCCAATGTGAAACCCGTCCATGACCGTGTCCCACTGGAAGTAGCCAGGGGATGCAGCCGTTTCTGCCATTTCTGTCAGGCAGGATATATTTATCTTCCTGTAAGAGAGAGATCACCTGAAAAAATCAGGAGCATGGGAGAAAAGGCGCTTGCTGAAACGGGTAATGATGAAGCGGCCCTCCTTTCGCTAAGTACCGGCGATTATTCATGCCTGGAGACTCTGCTGCCCGACCTGGCAAAAAGGTATAGCGAAAAAAATGTCAATCTCTCCTTTCCGTCACTTCGGGTGGATACGATAACACCTGCCATAATGAATGAAATGAAGAAGATGAGAGCAAAGAGCTTCACCATTGCCCCTGAAGCGGGAAGCCAGAGAATGAGAGATCTCATCAATAAAGGCGTTACCGAGGAACAGGTCCTGCAAACAGCAAGAAAGATGTCAGGCGCCGGATGCCAGTCAGTCAAACTTTACTACATGATCGGCCTTCCAACGGAAACCCTTGATGATTTAAATGAAATTCTGAGGCTCTCCCGGGAGGTCCTTAAAGAAGGAAGAAAGGCGGGCAGCATGAGAAAAGTGACAGTCAATCTATCCACATTTGTCCCCAAATCACATACGCCTTTCCAGTGGGTAAGACAAAATTCAACCGATGAAATCATGGAAAAACTCGACTATATGAAAAAGAACTTAAAGGACAAAAACATTTCCCTCAAGTGGAATGATCCTTTTATGACCCTCCTGGAAGGCATCTTCTCCAGGGGTGACAGGCGAACGGGAAAAACCATAATGAAGGCTTTTGAAAAAGGCTGCCGTTTTGACAGTTGGGGAGACAGGCTAAGGCCTGAAAACTGGAAAGAAGCCATTAAAGAATCAGGTATTGAAGTGAGCAACTACCTGGAAAGCAAGGCCCTTGATGACATCCTGCCGTGGGACTTGATCGATCCCGGTGTCACTAAAAAGTTCCTCATCGACGAACTGAACAGATCTTATGAGGGAGAACTGACGGAGGATTGCAGGTATGGCAGGTGCTCCGTCTGCGGTGTCTGCGACCACAAGATACTTAAGATAAGAACCTTCAAGGAGGCAACGCTCCCGGCGCAGCCTGTAAAGAAAAGCTCAACAAGCAGCCCCCTGAAAACAAAGTTCAGAGTACGTTATACAAAGCGCGGCCCTGCCCGGTTTATGGGCCATACGGACATGATTCAGGTGCTTATCAGAACTTTAAGACGAGCCGGTATACCGATTCTCTACTCGGAAGGATTTCGTCCTTCACCAAAGATCTCTTTCGGATCTCCCATTCCCTTCGCCACAGAGAGCCTGGCCGAATACTTTGATATAGAAGTGGCCGGAAACATGACAGCCGGCTATTTTCTCGACAAGATTGCGGCTCATGCGCCGGGCTATTGCAAAATGATGGATGCCTTTGTAATCTATAGTGGAGAGAAATCAATTACAAACGCAACAGAAAGCGAAGTTTATGTCATAACTCCCGGCGAAAAGGGGTCTTCCCTTCAAAAGATAAGGGAGGCCATCCACAATTTTGAATCAGCGGACAAATGGCCTTTTATAAAGAAAACGAAAAAGGGTGAAAAAGAGATCGACCTGAAAAAGGAAGTCAGGGGGATTCATATCGATAAAGAAGGCAAGGTAGAAATTGAAGTCATCGCAACAGGGGGAAGAAAGGTAAAAGCGGAAGATGCGCTTGCAAATCTCCTCGCTCTGACAGATAATGAAAAAATCGAACTGGAAATCATAAAAACGGATACCCGCTTTATCGCTCACAGGGAAGAAGCAAGGGCAGCAAAAGGATAA